In Leptospira sp. WS58.C1, a single genomic region encodes these proteins:
- a CDS encoding DNA-3-methyladenine glycosylase I, with translation MNALTKYCQYVLSLEKDQDPENKIYHDTEYGFTLRSDDELFGRLILEINQAGLSWTTILRKKENFRKAYKNFSIKKISKFSEKDFNRLMNDAGIIRNKLKINAAIHNANVIVGLQKEFGSFHDWLYSHHPKSLEEWTKLFKKTFVFVGGEIVNEFLMSTGYLEGAHGPGCPIYKKALKSMPAWNSK, from the coding sequence ATGAATGCTCTTACAAAATATTGCCAATATGTTCTTTCGCTTGAAAAGGATCAAGATCCGGAAAATAAAATCTATCACGACACGGAATACGGTTTTACCCTAAGATCGGACGATGAATTATTCGGCAGGCTAATCTTAGAGATCAACCAGGCAGGTCTTTCTTGGACCACGATCTTAAGAAAGAAGGAAAACTTCCGTAAGGCTTATAAAAACTTCTCTATTAAAAAGATCTCAAAGTTTTCCGAAAAAGATTTCAATCGCCTTATGAACGATGCAGGGATCATCCGGAACAAACTTAAAATAAACGCCGCCATTCATAATGCGAACGTAATTGTCGGTCTCCAAAAGGAATTCGGAAGTTTCCATGATTGGTTGTATTCGCATCATCCCAAATCATTGGAAGAATGGACCAAACTATTCAAAAAAACTTTCGTGTTCGTTGGTGGGGAGATAGTGAACGAATTTTTAATGAGCACAGGTTATTTAGAAGGAGCTCATGGTCCGGGTTGCCCGATCTATAAGAAAGCCTTAAAGTCCATGCCTGCCTGGAATTCTAAATAG
- a CDS encoding TetR/AcrR family transcriptional regulator encodes MRIQKDLIRSEDPAKDRILQAAFKLFYSKGYPNTGINEILDEAGAFKKSLYIHFPSKRDLGKAYLLEQEEAILGFVKRIAAKEKRYSDFIRSWMKMLRRGLKNTYIYGCPYANLSNQTHDEPEISDFVKVALNRWVQDFELCLKGFTWNSKKSKTESELKEISESILFYYQGALQLYGMSGDFKHIHRLEKALLSLDK; translated from the coding sequence ATGAGAATCCAAAAGGACTTAATTCGATCGGAAGATCCGGCCAAGGACAGGATCCTCCAGGCGGCGTTTAAATTGTTCTATTCCAAGGGTTATCCGAATACTGGAATAAACGAAATTTTAGACGAAGCGGGTGCCTTTAAGAAGAGCTTGTACATCCATTTTCCCTCAAAAAGGGATCTGGGTAAGGCTTATCTTTTGGAACAAGAAGAAGCTATATTAGGTTTTGTTAAAAGGATTGCTGCAAAAGAAAAAAGATATTCGGACTTTATCCGATCTTGGATGAAAATGTTGAGAAGAGGACTGAAAAATACGTATATTTACGGTTGTCCTTACGCAAATTTATCCAATCAAACACATGACGAACCTGAGATCTCGGATTTTGTAAAAGTCGCATTAAATCGTTGGGTCCAGGATTTCGAACTGTGTTTAAAAGGATTTACTTGGAATTCTAAAAAGTCAAAAACCGAGTCCGAGTTAAAGGAAATTTCCGAAAGTATCCTTTTTTATTATCAAGGTGCGTTACAATTATATGGAATGTCAGGCGACTTTAAACATATCCATCGACTAGAAAAAGCACTTTTATCCTTGGATAAGTAA
- a CDS encoding acyl-CoA thioesterase, protein MRLMEKTDKISTSFTVPVRKSDIDVNGHVNNGTYQSYFEEARIKTFQLLKEEGETILSSDRLVVRQCEIEYKAELKYPEDAVVTTNILHSDPESTEIIQEIFRSSDSTLVCKARFVMSLFNDSEEVFYSEEDYPYAFYHPISVGWAEMDPEGKVNLETIQYYLDDARIRSSYQCGLDLHALQAKGIGPVVYKAELNYFDSMGFPENFVIVTVYQKAEKNRLAFRHDVFSKKTKKLILTSLVQGLFMDLKRKRPHQFTEEEMKMIFSVKTKPIFD, encoded by the coding sequence ATGAGGCTCATGGAAAAAACAGATAAGATCAGCACATCCTTCACCGTTCCTGTCCGTAAATCCGACATAGATGTAAACGGACATGTAAATAATGGTACCTACCAAAGTTATTTTGAAGAAGCAAGGATCAAAACATTCCAACTTTTAAAAGAAGAAGGAGAAACAATCCTTAGTTCAGACCGCTTAGTAGTCCGCCAATGCGAGATAGAATACAAAGCAGAGTTAAAATATCCGGAAGATGCAGTAGTGACTACGAACATTCTTCACTCCGATCCCGAATCGACGGAGATTATACAGGAAATTTTCCGCTCTTCCGATTCAACATTGGTATGTAAGGCAAGATTTGTGATGAGCCTTTTTAACGATTCGGAAGAGGTCTTTTATTCGGAAGAGGATTATCCGTATGCCTTCTATCATCCGATCAGCGTAGGCTGGGCGGAGATGGATCCGGAAGGTAAGGTAAATCTAGAAACAATCCAGTATTATCTAGACGATGCAAGGATCCGCTCTTCTTATCAATGCGGATTGGATTTACATGCATTACAGGCAAAAGGGATCGGTCCGGTTGTTTACAAAGCCGAATTAAACTATTTCGACTCTATGGGTTTTCCGGAAAATTTTGTGATCGTAACTGTGTATCAAAAAGCGGAGAAGAATAGATTGGCATTTCGACATGATGTATTCTCTAAAAAGACAAAAAAATTGATCCTTACTTCTTTAGTGCAAGGACTGTTTATGGATCTAAAGAGAAAAAGACCCCACCAATTCACTGAAGAAGAAATGAAAATGATATTTAGTGTGAAAACTAAGCCTATCTTCGATTGA
- a CDS encoding TIGR02206 family membrane protein encodes MRFEHWSPLHFIILFLTAFLGFGLPYFSKKFASPKVKNTIGYVLGIILLLNYLVYVIYRIDSGYWQIRYDLPMEFCNWSAIVTSLALFTRNRTLAELSYFWVIAGSMQGVITPDLSVTFPHIYFFIFFIAHSGLVIATLYVVFGLELIPRKGSVLRAVLYAQIYVIVALIIDFALDANYGYMREKSAAGSLMDYLGPWPIYILWMQALGVILFTILYLPFWKKNAESKY; translated from the coding sequence ATGAGATTCGAACATTGGAGCCCTCTCCATTTTATTATTCTTTTTCTCACGGCTTTCCTCGGTTTCGGACTCCCGTACTTCTCTAAAAAGTTCGCTTCTCCCAAAGTTAAGAATACGATAGGGTATGTACTCGGGATTATTCTTCTTTTAAATTATTTGGTTTATGTAATATATCGGATCGATTCGGGATATTGGCAGATACGTTATGATCTTCCTATGGAGTTTTGTAATTGGTCCGCAATCGTAACCTCTCTGGCGCTTTTTACTCGAAACAGGACTCTTGCGGAACTTTCCTATTTTTGGGTAATTGCAGGTTCCATGCAAGGGGTTATTACTCCGGATCTTTCAGTTACATTTCCTCATATCTACTTTTTTATATTCTTTATAGCTCATTCCGGCCTGGTCATTGCCACTCTTTATGTTGTATTTGGCCTGGAGCTCATCCCCAGAAAAGGTTCAGTTCTTCGAGCCGTTCTTTACGCGCAGATCTACGTTATTGTTGCTTTGATTATAGATTTTGCTTTAGACGCGAATTATGGATATATGAGAGAAAAATCGGCAGCAGGCTCTTTAATGGATTATTTAGGTCCATGGCCTATTTATATTCTTTGGATGCAGGCTTTAGGAGTGATCCTTTTCACCATATTATATCTTCCATTCTGGAAGAAAAATGCAGAATCGAAATATTAA